The nucleotide sequence ACTCACGCCATCGACGATCTGAATTGGGCGCCGCTGTTCAGCACCCTGTTTCAAACCATTCAGGATCGTGAACAAAATGACCTGCTAAAAAGCCTGGGTAAAAAATCCCCTGAAGAGCTTTCGACTTTTCAAAAGAACAATCTAAAAGCCCGTCAATCCATGGCGTTATTTGAATATTGTAAAACCTGGCTGACCAAGCACGACATCTTCCTGTCACCAGAAAATATCGGTCAGGTGGAAACCCTTTATCATGACGTCGTGGCCGAAGCGCCAGATTTGAAAAATCTGAAATTCGAAGACCTGCGTTCACGTATTCGCAAATCATATAAAACCCATCCGATCCCGCAGTATGGCGAATGGACGCCGAACACGCTGGAACTGCAAACACCCGCGAACTACACCTCAAGCTTCATTGCACAGCTGGATGCCGATGGTTACGTTCGTCGCTATCCCCTGTTCTTCCGTTCAGGCCACAAATTGGGCACAAGCTTCATTCCTTCCATGGCCCTGCAAAGCTTTCTGCTATCCGGCCCTTACCGTGCTGAACTGAAAATGGCCACGGCCAAAGACGGCGAAAAAAGTCTGGATCAATTTAATATCTATGACACCTCCAAAGAACCGGAAGTCAAAATCGCAAGTTACCCAGTGGATGGTTCTGGCCAATTATTGATCAACTACTATGGCCGTCAAATGTCTTTGCCTTATGTTTCCGCCAAAGAGCTGTTCAATGACGAACCGACCGTCAAAGTCACCACCAGTGTCATGAATCAGGAATCCAAGCAGCTTGTGATTGAAACCAAAGAATACGACAAGAAAGAATTCTTCAAGGATCGCAGCCTGATCGTGGGTGCCACTGCCGTGGGCCTTTACGACTTGCGAAACACGCCCTTGGAAGCCAACTATCCAGGACCTGAACTGCATCTGACCATGCTGGCAAACCTTTTTGACAAACACTTCCTGAAACAGTGGAACCAAGAGGCCCAATGGCTTCCGGTGGTGCTGTTTGCGGGGGGGACCGCCTTGGCCGTCGCCTGGGCTTTGCTGGGATCACTGTCATCCCTTCTGGGCTTTGTCGTCTTCATCCTTGCCCTGGGGGCCTTGGATCTATGGCTGTTTATCAAGAACAACTTATTGGTTCATTCCTTCCTGATTTATGCCTGTGCCTTTGTGGGCTTTGGTGCGATTCAGGTCTTTAAGTACTTCACTGAAGAAAAGAAAAAGAAAGAACTTAAATCGACCTTCTCTAAATACGTGTCTCCGGCGGTCGTGGATGAACTTTTAAAAGACGCCGCGAACTTGAAACTGGGAGGCCGTCGTGAGCGCATGACGGCGTTCTTCTCGGACGTCCGTGGATTCACGACGATTTCAGAGAAACTGCCGCCCGAAGAACTGTCCCGCGTGCTGAATCTGTATCTGACACCGATGACCGACATCGTCTTTAAGAACAGCGGAACTCTGGACAAATACATGGGTGACGCGATCATGGCCTTCTTTGGTGCCCCGGTAAAAGACCCGAATCATGCGGCCCACGCCTGCCGTTGTGCTTTGGAAAGCCTGGTAAAACTGAAAGAACTGCAAAAAGAGTTCTCGGACAAGGGACTTCCGCACATCGATATCGGGATTGGCATCAACACCGGCGAAATGAGCGTGGGGAACATGGGCTCCAACATCGTTCAGAACTACACGGTGATGGGTGACTCGGTAAATCTGGCGTCCCGTCTTGAGGGAATTAACAAAGAATACGGCACTCGCATAGTGATTAGTGAATTCACGTACAAAGACGTCAAAGACACCTTCACTGCCCGGGAAATCGACCGCGTGCGAGTCAAAGGAAAGCTTGAACCCGTGCGCATTTTTGAACTGGTGTGCGAGGGCACTGCCCAAGACAAAACCGCGGAATTAATGACATCGTTCCAGTCAGGATATGAACTGTATCATCAAAAATGCTTTGCCGAAGCCAAAGAGGTCTTTGAAAAAGCCCAACGCAACTGGGGCTCGGAAGAACCCGTCAGTGAGCTTTATATCGAACGCTGTCAGGAGTATCTGGATTCACCACCACCGCAGGACTGGGATGGTGTTTACGTCATGAAAACAAAATAAAAAAAGCCACCCTCGGGGTGGCTTTTTCGTTTCTACTTACCCAGAATGCTGTGGGTGAAGGTGAATAGGCTTGTCACTACAAACTTGTTATAGTCGTAAGAATCCTCGTCGGAATCCCCCACATTGTACTGCAGGCTTAAAAGCATATTCACGTTGCGCTTAAGGTCCTTGTTAAAGGCTGCTGTCACAATCGGGTTCGTGTCAATGCGCGGGCTTGTGGCTTCGTCATAGTTCTGACTGGAATACTCGCCACGCAAGCTGCCATTGAACTTCCACCAGGCCGGGAAGGCATAAGTCAAACCCAGGGCCGAGCGTTTATACCGATAATTACGGCCTTCCGCCTGATTGATAATATAAGACGCATCGAGCGTCAGGGACTTTTCGCCTTTCAGATCCAGAATCCACGTCGGCAACAGGGTAAATCCATAACGAAGAGCCGTCTGGTCATCATCCCCTACTGAGGTCGC is from Bdellovibrio bacteriovorus str. Tiberius and encodes:
- a CDS encoding adenylate/guanylate cyclase domain-containing protein; the encoded protein is MKTEKISILIGITVSALFMWFGFHYFKYVDTPAIQRPYSPFLEGIEVLDLRFNDIKYKIRPPSQSQAPVALIAIDDASVREIGRFPWSREMVAEMTDNLLKLGAKSVSFDVIFAEPETSNPQADTAFAKVIADNPDRIVLGTFSENLVDFKPHQDLCVAEAFLATGGDQLVKINPSFAIDEETHAIDDLNWAPLFSTLFQTIQDREQNDLLKSLGKKSPEELSTFQKNNLKARQSMALFEYCKTWLTKHDIFLSPENIGQVETLYHDVVAEAPDLKNLKFEDLRSRIRKSYKTHPIPQYGEWTPNTLELQTPANYTSSFIAQLDADGYVRRYPLFFRSGHKLGTSFIPSMALQSFLLSGPYRAELKMATAKDGEKSLDQFNIYDTSKEPEVKIASYPVDGSGQLLINYYGRQMSLPYVSAKELFNDEPTVKVTTSVMNQESKQLVIETKEYDKKEFFKDRSLIVGATAVGLYDLRNTPLEANYPGPELHLTMLANLFDKHFLKQWNQEAQWLPVVLFAGGTALAVAWALLGSLSSLLGFVVFILALGALDLWLFIKNNLLVHSFLIYACAFVGFGAIQVFKYFTEEKKKKELKSTFSKYVSPAVVDELLKDAANLKLGGRRERMTAFFSDVRGFTTISEKLPPEELSRVLNLYLTPMTDIVFKNSGTLDKYMGDAIMAFFGAPVKDPNHAAHACRCALESLVKLKELQKEFSDKGLPHIDIGIGINTGEMSVGNMGSNIVQNYTVMGDSVNLASRLEGINKEYGTRIVISEFTYKDVKDTFTAREIDRVRVKGKLEPVRIFELVCEGTAQDKTAELMTSFQSGYELYHQKCFAEAKEVFEKAQRNWGSEEPVSELYIERCQEYLDSPPPQDWDGVYVMKTK